The following proteins are encoded in a genomic region of Candidatus Sericytochromatia bacterium:
- a CDS encoding metalloregulator ArsR/SmtB family transcription factor, which yields MPHRKIAARELAELFGVLSHPERLQIVEELRQGELDVASLQTILGVSHAKTSRQLAILRAQRLVAERQEGRHVFYRLTDRGLAIWIAQGLDFIQTSRFTPEDVREAARRSQADWLGPAPNQ from the coding sequence ATGCCCCATCGCAAGATCGCTGCTCGGGAACTGGCGGAGCTGTTCGGCGTGCTATCCCACCCCGAACGGTTGCAGATAGTTGAGGAATTGCGTCAGGGCGAACTGGATGTGGCGAGTCTCCAGACCATCCTGGGGGTCAGTCACGCCAAGACCTCACGTCAGCTGGCCATTTTGCGGGCACAAAGGCTGGTGGCCGAACGCCAGGAAGGCCGCCACGTGTTTTACCGGCTGACGGATCGCGGCCTTGCCATCTGGATCGCCCAGGGACTGGACTTCATCCAGACGAGCCGCTTCACGCCCGAGGATGTTCGCGAGGCCGCGCGACGCTCCCAGGCCGACTGGCTGGGCCCCGCTCCCAACCAATGA
- a CDS encoding metalloregulator ArsR/SmtB family transcription factor → MKEKSFVRFSQLLRVLSHPVRLRIIELLLDSEYDVGTLGHTLGLDGSAVSQHLALLRAHRLVDLRRAGQRSFYRLSSAGLGRWLLAGSCLAGGEPLLLES, encoded by the coding sequence ATGAAAGAGAAGTCCTTCGTCCGTTTCAGCCAATTGTTGCGGGTCCTGTCTCATCCCGTGCGTTTGCGGATCATCGAGTTGTTGCTCGACTCGGAGTACGACGTCGGCACCCTCGGGCACACCCTCGGTCTCGACGGCTCGGCCGTCAGTCAGCACCTGGCCTTGCTGCGTGCCCATCGACTGGTCGATCTGCGTCGCGCGGGGCAGCGTTCTTTTTATCGTCTCAGTTCCGCTGGGCTGGGGCGCTGGCTGCTGGCCGGTAGCTGCTTGGCAGGCGGCGAGCCGCTATTGCTGGAAAGTTAG
- a CDS encoding carbonic anhydrase, which produces MHAWFEPALADNVSRPCLFIGCSDAPPALPGEPASGWSGLIRIVSHGNVVPPYEAAPQPIAASIAHAVTHRGVRDVVVCGHSRCQALRSLLLPAELAPSEAQRRWSAHAASTRALLRRHYLHLSGEALWEVALQEHVLVQIEHLLTHPRLREAVDKAQVRLHAWLHDEDESRILAFEPGSGQFETLVIPQPQRLSERGGLPRD; this is translated from the coding sequence ATGCACGCCTGGTTCGAGCCCGCGCTCGCCGATAACGTTTCTCGTCCGTGCCTCTTCATCGGCTGTTCGGATGCGCCACCGGCCCTGCCGGGCGAGCCGGCCTCAGGCTGGTCTGGTCTGATTCGCATCGTGAGCCACGGCAATGTGGTGCCGCCATACGAGGCCGCCCCCCAACCCATTGCCGCCTCGATCGCTCACGCGGTGACGCATCGCGGGGTTCGGGATGTGGTGGTGTGTGGTCACTCGCGCTGTCAGGCCCTGCGAAGCCTGCTGCTGCCCGCCGAGCTGGCACCCAGCGAAGCTCAGCGCAGGTGGTCGGCTCATGCCGCGAGCACCCGCGCCCTGCTGCGCCGTCATTACTTGCACCTCTCAGGCGAAGCCTTGTGGGAGGTGGCCCTGCAGGAACACGTGCTGGTTCAGATCGAGCACCTGTTGACCCATCCGCGCCTGCGTGAGGCCGTCGACAAGGCCCAGGTGCGCCTGCACGCCTGGCTTCACGATGAAGATGAGTCGCGAATCCTGGCCTTCGAACCCGGCAGTGGCCAGTTCGAAACGCTTGTCATCCCTCAGCCACAGCGCCTGTCCGAGCGCGGTGGCTTGCCCCGAGATTGA
- a CDS encoding NADP-dependent isocitrate dehydrogenase → MQTQQASDAHASSCLTTVAVIPGDGIGPEITRAVVRVLEAAGAPLAWEWHEAGLGSIERAANGLPAETLAAIQRHRVALKGPTATPSGAGHKSVNVTIRKALDLYANVRPVRSLPGLKTRFDDVDLVIVRENIEDTYGGIEHRQSPEVVQCLKVITRPGSLAVARYAFELARTWGRRRVTCVHKANIHKLSDGLFLSCFQEVAAEYPDIKADDILVDNACMQLVTQPERFDVLVTPNLYGDIISDLAAGLVGGLGVAPAGNIGREVAVFEAVHGTAPDIAGLGLANPTALLLSAVQMLRYLGHHACAARVEEGLRRVLADGVRTRDLGGTCGTEAFADAIVAALPVESQLAVPQQASRVVAQAPATPDAASSSVWEVRGVDVFVEHRGIPQLPARIGPFALAMISNRGTKVYPGPAPDIMLVDWHRCRYVADSAVSEDDVVMLLKQIGQHVSWMHVEKLRHADGVACYSKAQGE, encoded by the coding sequence ATGCAGACGCAACAAGCTTCCGATGCGCACGCCTCGTCGTGCCTGACCACGGTCGCTGTGATTCCCGGTGACGGCATCGGGCCGGAGATCACACGGGCCGTGGTGCGTGTGTTGGAGGCCGCTGGGGCGCCTTTGGCCTGGGAGTGGCACGAAGCCGGCCTGGGCAGCATCGAGCGGGCTGCCAACGGTCTGCCTGCCGAGACCCTCGCCGCCATTCAGCGGCACCGCGTGGCGCTCAAGGGACCCACGGCCACGCCCTCCGGTGCTGGGCACAAGAGCGTCAATGTGACGATTCGCAAAGCGCTGGACCTCTATGCCAACGTCCGACCGGTGCGCTCCCTGCCTGGCTTGAAGACCCGCTTTGACGACGTCGACCTGGTGATCGTGCGCGAAAACATCGAGGACACCTACGGCGGCATCGAGCATCGCCAGTCCCCCGAGGTGGTTCAGTGCCTCAAGGTCATCACCCGGCCTGGCTCCCTGGCGGTGGCGCGCTATGCCTTCGAGCTGGCACGCACGTGGGGGCGGCGGCGCGTCACGTGCGTGCACAAGGCCAACATCCACAAGCTGTCGGATGGCCTGTTCCTCAGCTGCTTCCAGGAAGTGGCGGCCGAATACCCGGACATCAAGGCGGACGATATTCTGGTGGACAATGCTTGCATGCAACTGGTGACCCAGCCTGAGCGCTTCGACGTGCTGGTGACGCCGAACCTCTACGGGGACATCATCTCCGACCTTGCGGCTGGCCTGGTGGGCGGCCTGGGGGTGGCCCCAGCCGGCAACATCGGCCGGGAGGTCGCCGTTTTCGAGGCGGTGCACGGCACGGCTCCGGATATTGCGGGCCTTGGCCTGGCCAACCCCACCGCCCTGTTGCTGTCGGCCGTCCAGATGCTGCGCTATCTGGGGCATCACGCGTGTGCGGCACGGGTCGAGGAAGGCCTTCGTCGCGTGCTGGCGGACGGCGTGCGGACCCGTGATCTGGGCGGAACTTGCGGAACCGAGGCCTTTGCGGATGCCATCGTGGCGGCGTTGCCCGTGGAGAGTCAGCTGGCCGTCCCACAACAGGCCAGTCGGGTGGTCGCCCAGGCCCCGGCGACGCCAGATGCGGCCTCCAGCTCAGTCTGGGAGGTGCGTGGCGTCGATGTCTTCGTCGAACATCGCGGCATTCCCCAGTTGCCGGCGCGCATCGGTCCGTTTGCGCTCGCGATGATCTCCAATCGTGGCACCAAGGTGTACCCTGGACCGGCCCCTGACATCATGCTGGTGGACTGGCACCGCTGTCGCTATGTGGCCGACTCTGCGGTTTCTGAAGATGATGTTGTGATGCTACTTAAACAGATTGGTCAGCACGTTTCGTGGATGCATGTGGAGAAGCTGCGCCATGCCGATGGCGTGGCCTGCTACAGCAAGGCCCAGGGGGAGTGA
- a CDS encoding DUF6671 family protein, protein MSATSESPARVAGPSTGSPFAGRTAVMATQHGKVDLLAPLLQEALGITLVRAEGVDTDDFGTFTGEVPRPGDQRETAIAKAEAALALTGADLALASEGSFGPHPMAPFLAANRELFVLLDRRLELTIVASAFTTATNFSHAVISNPEAAWAFAERVGFPEHGLIVRDGPDPATARVVAKGIVTPAALDEALARALPRGMGRSMLLETDMRAHLNPTRQKAIRLAALDLVARLQSICDACGTPGFALLEVIPGLPCGWCGQPTRLPLEELEGCLRCEHTRRRPYPNGERTADPGRCDLCNP, encoded by the coding sequence ATGTCTGCCACCTCAGAAAGCCCGGCGCGCGTCGCCGGGCCTTCAACCGGCTCGCCCTTTGCCGGACGGACGGCCGTCATGGCCACCCAACACGGCAAGGTTGACTTGCTCGCCCCGCTGTTGCAAGAGGCGCTGGGAATCACCCTGGTCCGAGCCGAGGGCGTGGACACGGATGACTTCGGGACCTTCACGGGGGAAGTCCCTCGACCAGGCGATCAGCGCGAGACGGCAATTGCCAAGGCAGAAGCCGCCTTGGCGCTGACGGGCGCTGACCTGGCACTGGCCAGCGAGGGCAGTTTCGGGCCGCATCCGATGGCCCCCTTCCTGGCGGCTAACCGCGAGCTGTTCGTCTTGCTGGATCGCAGGCTGGAGCTCACGATCGTGGCCAGCGCCTTCACCACGGCGACCAACTTTTCCCATGCCGTCATTTCGAACCCGGAGGCCGCCTGGGCCTTTGCTGAGCGCGTGGGTTTTCCCGAGCACGGCTTGATCGTGCGGGATGGTCCAGATCCTGCCACTGCCCGCGTGGTGGCCAAGGGCATCGTGACACCGGCCGCGCTGGATGAGGCATTGGCGCGCGCCCTGCCTCGTGGCATGGGGCGGTCGATGTTGCTCGAAACGGATATGCGGGCCCATCTCAACCCGACTCGTCAGAAAGCCATCCGCTTGGCTGCCCTTGATCTGGTGGCGCGGCTTCAGTCCATCTGTGACGCCTGCGGGACGCCTGGATTTGCGCTGCTGGAGGTCATCCCCGGCCTGCCTTGCGGCTGGTGTGGGCAGCCCACGCGTCTCCCCCTGGAGGAACTGGAGGGTTGCTTGCGCTGTGAACACACGCGGCGCAGACCCTATCCCAACGGTGAACGCACGGCTGACCCGGGGCGTTGCGACCTGTGCAACCCGTGA